GCCCAAATATTTCAGCGCCGTCAAGGCATAGACCTTCGCACACTGGATGATCTGCCAGACGGGAGCTTTTTCATTAAAGTTATGAATCGTGGACAGCTCGGCCGGGCCGTATTGCAGCACAGGAATGTTATGCGTCCGGAAATGGCGGGCATCGCTGGAGGCCCATTGCAGCACCCCGTATGCCTCTTCCCCGCTGACCTCGCAGATACTCTCCACCAGATCCTTGACCACCGGCTCCTCATTAGAGGTCCAGTTGGCGTTGCCCTGGAAGCCGAAGCCCTTCACTTCAGACTCAATGCCTGCTTCCAGAAGCAGGGAGCGGGCACGGTCCAGCACATCGAGGTAATCCACCCCGAACGGCACCCGGGAATCGACCTGAATGGTGCAGCGGTCCGCTACCACATTCACTTTGGTTCCGCCCTGGATCGTTCCAATGTTCACTGTTACATGGTCGAACACCTGATAGGCCACGGAGCCGTCATCTTCACGCTCCTTCACATAATCCTGCGAGATCCGGATGATCTCCCGCACCTCCTCCGGCACTTCAACCTTGATGTCCCACAGCCGCTGCAGCGCTTCAATCCCCTTGGCCGCCTTAACAATGGCGCTGTCGCCGACAACCGGCGCGAGGCTGCCGTGGCCCGGTGT
This region of Paenibacillus sp. FSL K6-1096 genomic DNA includes:
- a CDS encoding ArgE/DapE family deacylase, coding for MTDWRSKVLDAIDAGTEELLELCSQLIRFPSENPPGDSREISAFIINYLKEAGIDTSIYPATETMFNLVSTFEAGAEERTGKKLIYCGHTDVVPAGDRSRWDFDPFCGDIVDGYLLGRGASDMKAGLAGLIYVTALMSKLGVPLKGDLSLLIVPDEETGGHLGVPWVLERGLITGTAAVIAEPSGPLNPTIGQKGSCWFEFTVEGTPGHGSLAPVVGDSAIVKAAKGIEALQRLWDIKVEVPEEVREIIRISQDYVKEREDDGSVAYQVFDHVTVNIGTIQGGTKVNVVADRCTIQVDSRVPFGVDYLDVLDRARSLLLEAGIESEVKGFGFQGNANWTSNEEPVVKDLVESICEVSGEEAYGVLQWASSDARHFRTHNIPVLQYGPAELSTIHNFNEKAPVWQIIQCAKVYALTALKYLGVEEEK